In Brassica rapa cultivar Chiifu-401-42 chromosome A06, CAAS_Brap_v3.01, whole genome shotgun sequence, a single window of DNA contains:
- the LOC103873260 gene encoding putative receptor-like protein kinase At3g47110 isoform X4, with the protein MLCAQTVRLTEKTDKQALLEFKSQVSETSRVVLDSWNDSLPLCMWAGVRCGSKHRRVIGVDLGGLKLTGVVSPFVGNLSFLRSLNLADNFFRGAIPLEVGNLFRLQYFNMSNNLLGGAIPVVLSNCSSLSSLDLSSNHLEQGVPSEFGSLSKLVLLSLGRNNLTGKFPASLGNLTSLQMLDIIYNQMDGEIPGSIARLKQMVFFRIALNKFTGVFPLPIYNMSSLVFLSITSNSFAGSLSLDFGSLLPNLQILYMGINNFTGSIPESLSNISNLQQLDIPSNHLTGKIPLSFGRLRNLLRLGLNNNSLGSYSSGDLDFLGAMTNCTRLQYLNVGMNKLGGQLPMSIANLSTQLTELSLGINFISGSIPHGIANLVRLQALDMGENLLTGKLPPSFGELSELRKVLLYSNQLSGEIPSSLGNITWLTYLYLINNTFEGSIPSSLGRCSYLLDLNLGTNKLNGSIPHELMELPSLIILNVSFNSLVGPLREDVGNLKFLLGLDVSYNKLSGQIPRSLGNCLSLEYLWLQGNSFVGSIPDMRRLTGLRFLDLSKNNLSGTIPEYLANFSKLQNLNLSMNNLEGAVPTEGIFSNTSAMSIVGNINLCGGIPSLLLEPCSVELPGKHSSSVKKIIAICVSSGIASLLLLSLSVFYICRYKQRMKNVRGNNNENDRSLSPVKSFYEKISYDELYKITGGFSSSNLIGSGNFGAVYKGFLGSKNKIVAIKVLNLSKRGAAKSFMAECEALGCVRHRNLVKLVTVCSSVDSEGNGFRALVYEFMANGNLDMWLHPEESDGPSRRTLTLLERLSIAIDVASALVYLHTYSQFPVAHCDLKPSNILLDEDLTAHVSDFGLARLLLKFDRESFHMMFSSTAVRGTIGYAAPEYGMGGHPSIVGDVYSFGILLLEMFTGKRPTDELFVDGLTLHGFTKSALLQERRAVDITDQSVLCGAYDPVLGVEMVECLSQLVYQVGVRCSEESPVNRISMAEALRKLVSIRDTFSEDGKAFIFSPEL; encoded by the exons ATGCTCTGTGCTCAAACAGTCAGATTGACGGAGAAGACTGATAAACAAGCATTGCTAGAGTTCAAGTCACAAGTTTCAGAAACAAGTAGAGTCGTGTTGGACTCGTGGAATGACTCCCTGCCTCTATGTATGTGGGCTGGAGTCAGGTGCGGCTCAAAACACAGAAGAGTAATCGGAGTGGACCTAGGAGGACTGAAGCTAACTGGTGTTGTCTCTCCCTTTGTCGGTAACCTCTCATTTCTAAGATCACTGAATCTTGCAGACAACTTTTTCCGTGGTGCCATCCCTCTTGAGGTTGGAAACTTGTTCAGGCTTCAATATTTCAACATGAGCAATAATCTTCTTGGTGGGGCTATCCCGGTTGTTCTTTCTAACTGTTCTAGCCTCTCGTCCCTTGATTTATCATCAAATCATCTTGAACAAGGCGTGCCTTCTGAGTTTGGTTCCTTGTCTAAGCTTGTCCTTCTGTCTCTTGGTAGAAACAATCTAACAGGGAAGTTCCCTGCCTCATTGGGAAACCTGACATCACTCCAGATGCTCGACATCATATATAACCAAATGGATGGAGAGATTCCAGGGAGCATAGCCAGACTGAAACAGATGGTGTTCTTCCGAATAGCATTGAACAAGTTTACAGGTGTGTTCCCTCTTCCAATTTACAATATGTCCTCTCTAGTATTCCTGTCTATCACCAGCAACAGTTTCGCCGGCTCCCTTAGCCTTGACTTTGGTTCTCTTCTCCCTAACCTTCAAATACTATACATGGGGATAAATAATTTCACCGGTTCTATTCCGGAGTCACTTTCCAATATTTCAAATCTTCAACAGCTTGACATTCCATCTAACCATCTCACCGGAAAGATACCATTGAGTTTTGGGAGACTTCGGAATTTATTAAGGCTAGGCCTTAATAACAACTCTCTGGGAAGCTACTCTTCCGGTGATCTTGATTTTCTTGGTGCAATGACTAACTGCACTCGGTTGCAGTACTTGAATGTTGGCATGAACAAACTCGGCGGGCAGCTGCCTATGTCCATCGCCAATCTCTCCACCCAGTTAACCGAGCTCTCCCTTGGCATCAATTTCATATCTGGAAGTATTCCTCATGGCATTGCGAATTTAGTACGCCTTCAAGCGTTAGACATGGGAGAAAATCTGCTGACAGGCAAACTCCCTCCCTCCTTCGGAGAACTTTCTGAATTGAGAAAAGTCTTGCTCTATTCGAATCAACTGTCTGGAGAGATACCATCTTCCTTGGGCAATATCACTTGGCTAACGTACCTCTATCTGATAAACAACACTTTTGAAGGAAGCATCCCTTCAAGTCTTGGACGCTGCAGCTACCTTCTAGACCTGAACCTCGGGACTAACAAGTTGAATGGCAGCATACCCCATGAGCTTATGGAGCTTCCGTCTCTCATCATCTTAAATGTCTCTTTTAACTCGTTAGTTGGCCCTTTGAGAGAAGACGTTGGAAACCTTAAGTTTCTGCTTGGTCTAGACGTTTCGTACAACAAACTGTCAGGACAGATTCCACGCTCCTTGGGGAATTGTCTCTCACTAGAATATCTTTGGCTGCAAGGTAATTCATTTGTTGGTTCTATTCCAGATATGAGAAGGTTGACTGGCCTCAGGTTCCTTGATCTGTCCAAGAACAATCTCTCTGGCACGATACCTGAATATTTGGCAAACTTTTCGAAGCTACAGAATCTGAATCTCTCTATGAACAACTTGGAAGGAGCTGTGCCAACAGAAGGAATATTTAGTAATACCAGTGCAATGTCGATCGTTGGCAACATAAACCTCTGTGGAGGCATCCCATCATTACTGCTTGAGCCGTGCTCTGTAGAATTACCAGGAAAGCATTCGTCGTCAGTCAAAAAGATAATCGCCATTTGTGTCAGTTCAGGTATAGCATCTCTTTTGCTGTTGTCTCTGTCTGTGTTTTATATATGCCGGTACAAACAGAGGATGAAGAACGTCAGGGGTAACAACAATGAGAATGATCGGTCTCTCTCCCCTGTGAAGTCATTTTATGAAAAGATAAGTTACGATGAGCTTTACAAGATAACCGGTGGCTTCTCTTCCAGCAATTTGATTGGGTCTGGTAACTTTGGGGCTGTGTATAAAGGATTTCTTGGGTCCAAGAACAAGATCGTTGCCATAAAAGTTTTGAATCTCAGCAAACGTGGAGCTGCAAAGAGCTTCATGGCTGAATGTGAAGCACTAGGATGTGTGAGGCATCGCAACCTTGTGAAGTTGGTTACTGTCTGTTCGAGTGTGGATTCTGAAGGAAATGGTTTCAGAGCTCTAGTTTATGAGTTCATGGCTAATGGAAACTTGGACATGTGGCTGCACCCGGAAGAATCTGACGGTCCATCGAGAAGAACCCTGACCCTTTTGGAAAGACTCAGCATTGCTATAGATGTTGCTTCGGCTCTGGTTTATCTTCATACTTATTCTCAGTTTCCAGTAGCCCACTGTGATCTTAAGCCAAGCAATATTCTTCTAGATGAAGATTTAACTGCTCATGTAAGTGACTTTGGTTTGGCCCGACTCCTCCTGAAATTCGATCGTGAATCGTTTCATATGATGTTCAGCTCGACGGCTGTTCGTGGGACCATCGGATATGCAGCACCAG AATATGGAATGGGAGGTCATCCATCGATAGTGGGAGATGTGTACAGCTTTGGAATCCTCCTGTTGGAAATGTTTACAGGAAAAAGGCCCACGGATGAGTTATTCGTGGACGGTTTAACTCTCCATGGCTTTACCAAATCAGCATTATTGCAGGAACGAAGAGCAGTAGATATAACAGACCAATCTGTTCTCTGTGGTGCATATGATCCGGTTCTTGGAGTCGAAATGGTGGAATGCTTGTCCCAGCTTGTGTATCAGGTGGGAGTCAGGTGTTCAGAAGAATCACCGGTGAACCGGATATCGATGGCTGAGGCCTTAAGAAAGCTGGTCTCTATCAGAGACACGTTTTCTGAAGACGGTAAGGCATTTATCTTTTCACCCGAGTTGTAG
- the LOC103873260 gene encoding putative receptor-like protein kinase At3g47110 isoform X5 encodes MYVGWSQVRLKTQKSNRSGPRRTEANWCCLSLCRNNLTGKFPASLGNLTSLQMLDIIYNQMDGEIPGSIARLKQMVFFRIALNKFTGVFPLPIYNMSSLVFLSITSNSFAGSLSLDFGSLLPNLQILYMGINNFTGSIPESLSNISNLQQLDIPSNHLTGKIPLSFGRLRNLLRLGLNNNSLGSYSSGDLDFLGAMTNCTRLQYLNVGMNKLGGQLPMSIANLSTQLTELSLGINFISGSIPHGIANLVRLQALDMGENLLTGKLPPSFGELSELRKVLLYSNQLSGEIPSSLGNITWLTYLYLINNTFEGSIPSSLGRCSYLLDLNLGTNKLNGSIPHELMELPSLIILNVSFNSLVGPLREDVGNLKFLLGLDVSYNKLSGQIPRSLGNCLSLEYLWLQGNSFVGSIPDMRRLTGLRFLDLSKNNLSGTIPEYLANFSKLQNLNLSMNNLEGAVPTEGIFSNTSAMSIVGNINLCGGIPSLLLEPCSVELPGKHSSSVKKIIAICVSSGIASLLLLSLSVFYICRYKQRMKNVRGNNNENDRSLSPVKSFYEKISYDELYKITGGFSSSNLIGSGNFGAVYKGFLGSKNKIVAIKVLNLSKRGAAKSFMAECEALGCVRHRNLVKLVTVCSSVDSEGNGFRALVYEFMANGNLDMWLHPEESDGPSRRTLTLLERLSIAIDVASALVYLHTYSQFPVAHCDLKPSNILLDEDLTAHVSDFGLARLLLKFDRESFHMMFSSTAVRGTIGYAAPEYGMGGHPSIVGDVYSFGILLLEMFTGKRPTDELFVDGLTLHGFTKSALLQERRAVDITDQSVLCGAYDPVLGVEMVECLSQLVYQVGVRCSEESPVNRISMAEALRKLVSIRDTFSEDGKAFIFSPEL; translated from the exons ATGTATGTGGGCTGGAGTCAGGTGCGGCTCAAAACACAGAAGAGTAATCGGAGTGGACCTAGGAGGACTGAAGCTAACTGGTGTTGTCTCTCCCTTTGTCG AAACAATCTAACAGGGAAGTTCCCTGCCTCATTGGGAAACCTGACATCACTCCAGATGCTCGACATCATATATAACCAAATGGATGGAGAGATTCCAGGGAGCATAGCCAGACTGAAACAGATGGTGTTCTTCCGAATAGCATTGAACAAGTTTACAGGTGTGTTCCCTCTTCCAATTTACAATATGTCCTCTCTAGTATTCCTGTCTATCACCAGCAACAGTTTCGCCGGCTCCCTTAGCCTTGACTTTGGTTCTCTTCTCCCTAACCTTCAAATACTATACATGGGGATAAATAATTTCACCGGTTCTATTCCGGAGTCACTTTCCAATATTTCAAATCTTCAACAGCTTGACATTCCATCTAACCATCTCACCGGAAAGATACCATTGAGTTTTGGGAGACTTCGGAATTTATTAAGGCTAGGCCTTAATAACAACTCTCTGGGAAGCTACTCTTCCGGTGATCTTGATTTTCTTGGTGCAATGACTAACTGCACTCGGTTGCAGTACTTGAATGTTGGCATGAACAAACTCGGCGGGCAGCTGCCTATGTCCATCGCCAATCTCTCCACCCAGTTAACCGAGCTCTCCCTTGGCATCAATTTCATATCTGGAAGTATTCCTCATGGCATTGCGAATTTAGTACGCCTTCAAGCGTTAGACATGGGAGAAAATCTGCTGACAGGCAAACTCCCTCCCTCCTTCGGAGAACTTTCTGAATTGAGAAAAGTCTTGCTCTATTCGAATCAACTGTCTGGAGAGATACCATCTTCCTTGGGCAATATCACTTGGCTAACGTACCTCTATCTGATAAACAACACTTTTGAAGGAAGCATCCCTTCAAGTCTTGGACGCTGCAGCTACCTTCTAGACCTGAACCTCGGGACTAACAAGTTGAATGGCAGCATACCCCATGAGCTTATGGAGCTTCCGTCTCTCATCATCTTAAATGTCTCTTTTAACTCGTTAGTTGGCCCTTTGAGAGAAGACGTTGGAAACCTTAAGTTTCTGCTTGGTCTAGACGTTTCGTACAACAAACTGTCAGGACAGATTCCACGCTCCTTGGGGAATTGTCTCTCACTAGAATATCTTTGGCTGCAAGGTAATTCATTTGTTGGTTCTATTCCAGATATGAGAAGGTTGACTGGCCTCAGGTTCCTTGATCTGTCCAAGAACAATCTCTCTGGCACGATACCTGAATATTTGGCAAACTTTTCGAAGCTACAGAATCTGAATCTCTCTATGAACAACTTGGAAGGAGCTGTGCCAACAGAAGGAATATTTAGTAATACCAGTGCAATGTCGATCGTTGGCAACATAAACCTCTGTGGAGGCATCCCATCATTACTGCTTGAGCCGTGCTCTGTAGAATTACCAGGAAAGCATTCGTCGTCAGTCAAAAAGATAATCGCCATTTGTGTCAGTTCAGGTATAGCATCTCTTTTGCTGTTGTCTCTGTCTGTGTTTTATATATGCCGGTACAAACAGAGGATGAAGAACGTCAGGGGTAACAACAATGAGAATGATCGGTCTCTCTCCCCTGTGAAGTCATTTTATGAAAAGATAAGTTACGATGAGCTTTACAAGATAACCGGTGGCTTCTCTTCCAGCAATTTGATTGGGTCTGGTAACTTTGGGGCTGTGTATAAAGGATTTCTTGGGTCCAAGAACAAGATCGTTGCCATAAAAGTTTTGAATCTCAGCAAACGTGGAGCTGCAAAGAGCTTCATGGCTGAATGTGAAGCACTAGGATGTGTGAGGCATCGCAACCTTGTGAAGTTGGTTACTGTCTGTTCGAGTGTGGATTCTGAAGGAAATGGTTTCAGAGCTCTAGTTTATGAGTTCATGGCTAATGGAAACTTGGACATGTGGCTGCACCCGGAAGAATCTGACGGTCCATCGAGAAGAACCCTGACCCTTTTGGAAAGACTCAGCATTGCTATAGATGTTGCTTCGGCTCTGGTTTATCTTCATACTTATTCTCAGTTTCCAGTAGCCCACTGTGATCTTAAGCCAAGCAATATTCTTCTAGATGAAGATTTAACTGCTCATGTAAGTGACTTTGGTTTGGCCCGACTCCTCCTGAAATTCGATCGTGAATCGTTTCATATGATGTTCAGCTCGACGGCTGTTCGTGGGACCATCGGATATGCAGCACCAG AATATGGAATGGGAGGTCATCCATCGATAGTGGGAGATGTGTACAGCTTTGGAATCCTCCTGTTGGAAATGTTTACAGGAAAAAGGCCCACGGATGAGTTATTCGTGGACGGTTTAACTCTCCATGGCTTTACCAAATCAGCATTATTGCAGGAACGAAGAGCAGTAGATATAACAGACCAATCTGTTCTCTGTGGTGCATATGATCCGGTTCTTGGAGTCGAAATGGTGGAATGCTTGTCCCAGCTTGTGTATCAGGTGGGAGTCAGGTGTTCAGAAGAATCACCGGTGAACCGGATATCGATGGCTGAGGCCTTAAGAAAGCTGGTCTCTATCAGAGACACGTTTTCTGAAGACGGTAAGGCATTTATCTTTTCACCCGAGTTGTAG